Genomic window (Acidobacteriota bacterium):
GGACGCCGTCGATTCTGAAGCGAACCCGATACGACTTCTCGTACGGTTCGATATGGATGTCCGATGCACTGCGCTTGAGGGCGTCGGTAAGGATCAGATTGACGAGGCGCACTACTGGAGCCTCGTCGGCACTCGCCTCGAGGTCCTGAATGTCGATGTCTTCTTCTTCTTCGAGTACTTCGAGGGCGGCCTCTTCGACCGTCGACAGATCCTCCATCACCTTCTTGAGCTCGATCGAGTGGGTCGTTCCGTAGTATTTGTCGATCGCCTCTCGCAACGCATCCTCGGAAGCCACGACCGGCTCGACCCGGTATCCGGTGATAAACGTAATGTCATCCATGGCAAAGACGTTCGATGGGTCGGTCATCGCCACGGTCAAGGTTGCTCCGGTCTTCGACACCGGAATGAATTGATATTTCCGCGCGACATCGGCCGGAATCAAACGGATGATCGACTCGTCGATATCGAAATGTCTGAGGTTGATTGAAGGCACGCCATACTGCTGCGAAAGGCAATCGAGAATATCTTCTTCGGTAACGAATTCAAGCGCGACCAGATGCTCGCCGAGGCGTCCCCCGCTCGCCCTCTGTGCGTCGAGGGCTTTCGCCAACTGGGTTTCGTTGATCAGCTTCGCCTTGATCAGGAGTTCGCCGATTTTTAGGGCCATACATTCAGTCCAATTCGACAGACGTTCTCATTAAAATTGTAGCACCAGGCTCTGTTGGAATGAGCTGATTGGCAGTCTCGAGTCCTCTTTGGACTCCATCTATCGTATCAAATAACCGTGTGAAACACGTGATATCCGGCACGAAATATCTGCCATTAAATGGAGATTAAGTCGAGGGCAGATCTTAGGATCTCACCAGCGTCGACTGGTCGTCCCGGTCGGGCCCGGGCCGACCCGGTCGGACCCGAGGGTGCATCCTGCGCGCCAGAGACCACGGCCGTACGGGAGCCGAGGGGCCCGTTCCGCTGCGGGTCGCTGGTCAGGAAGACCGCGACCGTGGGCGTGCCGAAGCTCGCGGCGAGATGCACGGGGCCGGTGTCGCCACCGATCACGAGGTCTGCACCACCAAGCAGCGCGGCGAGCTCTTCGATGTCCGTTGCCGGTGCCAGAAAGACGCCGCTGCCGGCGGCTTCTACGATCCCGGAAGCCAGCGCCCGTTCGCCGGGTCCCCAAGCAACCACAACCGACAGACCTTCACTGACCAGACCGCAAGCGACCGAGGCCACCGACTCCTGGTCGAGCGCCTTGTGAGGACCGCCGGTTCCCGAGAGGAGTACCGCATACGGGGTCGACCACTCACCCGTCGGCACTCGATTCGCGACCTTCTCGAGAAACCACCTTCCGTCGGGTGGCGCAACGCCGGTAGGTGATGTGCCAAGGGCCCGCACCATGGCGAGATTCGTGGCCACGACGTGGGACCGACCTGGCGCCCCGGGCACGGTTCGGTCATACGACAGGCCGGCCAACCATTCCCGCCGCCAGGGTCTGGCCAGGCCGATCTTGCGATCCGCGCCAGTCCAGCGCACGACCATCGCGGATTTCGCGGTGCCCTGGGAATCGATGGCATAGTCCGCCTGGAGCTCTCGAAGTCGGGTCTTGAGAGTGCCGACCTCGGCCCGGGTCGTTGCCGCCAGCGGTTTGCGGCGCCAGCTCCCGGTGCGGGTGGTGAACACCGCGTCCACCGCGGGATGGCCTTCGACCAGGCTTTTCAGCGGCTCTTCCACGACCCAGCTGAGGTGTGGTTCTGATTCCAGGGCCGCGAGCTCACAGGCGAGCGGCCAGGTGTGGACGATGTCCCCGAGGGCGGACAAACGAACCAGCACGATTCTCACAACCACCCCCTCTCGCATTTCGAATTTCGGATTTCGAATTTCGAATTTTTCGGATTCAGCCATTTTCCGGATTTCTCTCGGAGGGTGGGAGGGAAATTCCGAATTCGAAATTTCAAATTCGAAATTGGTCGCGTCGAAGGATCGATGTCGGTCATTCCTGTTTGCCGAACCGGTCCAGAACAACGTCAATGAACTCGGTGGTGGCGTGGTCCTTCGGGTCGCCGCAAATGACAGTTCGGCCGCCGTACGCTGCCACCACCTCGCGCTCCGGAACCGAGTCCACGGTGTAATCGGTTCCCTTCGCGTGTATCTGTGGTTTGAGTCTCTCGAGCACCGGTGACACCGTCTTGCTGTCGAAGAGGCAGATTCGATCCACCATCCAGAGGTGGGAGAGGATCTCGACTCTTTCCATTTCGGGCATGATCGGACGAAGGTCCCCCTTGCTCAGCTGTACGGAGAGGTCGGAGTTGACTGCCGCAACCAGTCGATCGCCGAACTCGCTTGCGGCCTCGAGATAACGAACGTGGCCTACGTGCAGGATGTCGAATGCGCCGTTGACGAGGACGACCGCGAGGTCCTGCTCCTGCCACTCAGAACACTCGATCGTGAGTTCATCGAGAGTCCGGAGCTTGTCTTCGGGGCGGGTCACGCGGTTTCCACGGCGGTGCGGAGTTCGTCTGCGGAGACAGTCGCCGTACCGAGCTTCATCACCACCAAACCAGCGGCAACGTTGGCGAGTGCCGCTGCTGTGGCCGGGCTTGCTCCGGCTGCAAGCGAGGCGGTGAGCACCGCGAGCACCGTGTCACCTGCGCCGGTGACGTCGGCCACCTCATCGGTGCCGAATACCGGAAGGTGGAGCGGGTCACGGCCAGCTTCGACTAGGGTCATTCCGCGGTTGCCACGAGTCGCGAGCAGGAACCGTGCACCAAGCTGTCGACGCAGATCTTCCGCGCCGTCCACGATTTCAGCGTCCGATTTCAGTTGTCTTCCGCAGTGGGCCTCGAGCTCGCCGAGATTCGGTGTTGCGCCATCGACACTGCCGATCGAGCCGATCCGGTGTCGGGAATCGAGGCATATCCAGGGAGGAGGACCGTTCCGGCTCCGCAGGCCCGTCAGGTCATCAGCTCCGACGCACCCATAGCCGTAGTCGGAGATCGCAACCGCAGCGGCCGTCGAGGCTGCCTCGACGAGGTGCTCACGCACCGTCCTTCGCCAGGGGCCGGTTTCGGGGAGTGTGTCTTCGATATCATATCGGGCGACCTGGTGTTTGAGCGATGACGGTCCACCGCCGAGGACGCGCACCTTGGTCGGTGTCCGATAACCGTCGACGGTTACGATCCGTCCGGTGTCGATCTGACGGCTCTCGAGCTCCGAAATCAAGGCGCTGCCGGGTTCGTCGTCGCCAACAGCAGCTATCGCCGTCACCCTGACGCCGAGTGCCGCCAGATTGGCAAGCGCGTTGGCGCCCCCCCCTGGTACGTCGCGCTGCTCCTCGTGGCGGAGGATAATGACTGGCGCTTCGCGCGACACCCGCTTCGGGGTGCCAAGGATGAAGCGATCCAGCACCAGATCGCCGAAAAGCGCGACCTGACTGTCACCAAAGCGGTCGATGATTTCCAGGTACTCTTTCATTTCACTCATTGTGTGGGTGAGTTTAGCTCAACCCCGTCCGCCGCTCGATATTGGATGTGAGATCTTGGATTCTGCATCTGCCCGCCCACCCAGCTTCGCCCCTTGGGCTTTGCGGTGGCGAGCCCGCCCGATATTGGATATTTGATGTTTGGTGCTCGCCTCGAAAATCGAATGTCCAACATCCAACATCCAACATCCAACATTCAACATCCACACCTACGGTGGCGACGTCTCACCTATACTTACGATCGTGAACTCTCTCCTGTCTCCACCGCTTGCCCGTTGGGATGGGCTTCATCTTGCCCTCGATCTCGATCATCTCGAGCGCTATCTCGAGGGTCTTCTCTCGACGCGGGAAGAACTCCGCGATCTGACCCTGACTGGGGCAGGTGATGCGTTGGCGGCGGAGGTGACGGTGGTATGGAAGGGCATTCCCGCTCGTGTCGCTCTCGAACTGGCAGAGATCAGACTACGGCACCGCCATCTCGGATTTCGCATGCGCAATCCCCGCGCACTCGGCGGAATTCCGGTGCCGAGATCGGCCATCGAGTTCGGCCTGAAGGCGCTCGACAGTCCACTGCTGAGCGTGTTCGTCGGAGAGGGAATCCTGGTCGTCGATCTCCGGCAGTGGCTTCCCGAGGAGCTGGTCCTCGAGATCGTGACGGTTCAGGGCACTTCGCGCAGCCTCCACGTGTGGTTTGGGCCCGGGTTTCTCAGAAACCTGCCGGGGAAAGGCCCGGCGCTATTGCCGTCATCGACCACCGCAAGCTGATTCGGTCCCCACGTCCTGACGGCCCGACGGCCAAACGACCCCGATTTCTCGGTCCCGGCAACGGCCCTGGGCTGCAGTCTGGCCGAAGAGCCGTCGAGCCGAATAGCCAGCGAGGCCGGCGGAGCGCGCGATCCCCACTGATATCGTGCTTGGCGCGATGGCCGAAAAGTACGAGAAAATGCCTTGACAGGCGAGTTTTGCTTGAGTAGAGTCTTGTTCCCCTGTGTCCGCGGGGGCTTGGGACAAAAGAGGAACGATCATGCGAACTTATGTACCAAAAGAGGGTGAGATTACGCGCGACTGGGTGGTGATGGACGCGGCCGATCAGGTGCTGGGTCGTCTTGCCAGCGAAGCCGCTCGTATTCTCCGCGGCAAGCACAAACCCGAATTCACGCCGCACCTCGACACCGGTGATTTTGTGGTCATCGTCAATGCCGAGCGGGTGAAGCTCACCGGCGGCAAGCTCGATCAGAAGGTTTATTATCGGCACTCCGGCCGGCCCGGGTCACTCAAGTCCGAGACTGCCCGAGAACGCCTCGAAAAGCACCCGGAGCGAGTGATCCAGGCTGCGGTTTGGGGGATGCTCCCCAAAAATCGCCTCGGCCGCAAGCTCCTGCGCAAGCTGAAGGTATACGCGGGTCCCGAGCATCCGCACGCGGCACAGCAGCCCAAGACCCATACCCTGTGATCTGAGAGGGGGAGTTCGTGGCAGAGATCCAGTATTACGGCACCGGGCGACGCAAGACGTCGGTCGCCCGCGTTTACCTGCGGCCGGGAAGCGGCAAGATCGTGGTCAACAAGCGAGACTTCGATGAGTACTTCCCCAACCAGGTCCTGAAGATGGTGATCAGGCAACCGTTACTTTTGACCGAAACCGCCGACAAATTTGACATTCTCGTCAACGTCCACGGCGGCGGCCCGACCGGTCAGGCAGGCGCGATCCGCCACGGAATCTCTCGCGCCCTGCTCGAGTACAACGGAGAGCTGCGTCCGCGGCTCAAAGCCGTCGGTTTCCTGACCCGCGATGCACGCAAGGTGGAGCGCAAGAAATACGGCCAGCCCAAGGCCCGCAAGCGCTTCCAGTTCTCCAAGAGGTAAGGGAGTTATTCGTGGCGAACATTCAGATGAAGGAGCTGCTCGAAGCGGGAGTCCACTTCGGGCATCAGACGAGGCGATGGAACCCGAAGATGAAACCGTTCATCTTCGGCAAACGGAATGGCATCCACATTGTCGATCTGCAGAAGACCCTCCATCACTTCGACGACGCTGCCGAGTTCATCCGAGACCTGGCGGCCAATGGCCGCAATGTGCTCTTCGTCGGCACCAAGCGGCAGGCGCAGGATGCGGTCCGCGAAGAGGCCGAGCGTTGCGGCATGTTCTACATGAACCACCGCTGGCTGGGCGGGACGATGACCAACTTCCGTACCATCCGCAAATCCATCCAGCGCTTCAAAGAGATCGAAGAAATGCTCGCCAACGAGGACTCACATTTGACGAAGAAGGAGCTCATTCATCTCGAGCGTCAGCGCCGCAAGATGGAACGCGCCTTTGGCGGGATCAAGGATATGGAAGATCTGCCGGACGCGCTGTTCGTGATCGACACCGTGCACGAGCACATCGCGATCAAGGAGGCGAACCGACTCGGCATCCCGGTCGTCGCGGTTGTTGACACCAACTCGGATCCCGAAGAGGTGGACTTCCCGATCCCGGGCAATGACGATGCGATCCGCGCAATCCGGCTGTTCACCTCGCGCATCGCTGACAATGTGCTCGAGGGCCTCAACCTCGCCGATGAAAGATTCGTTGGTGAGGAGGACGCACCGGCCGTCGCCGAAGAGACGTCGGCCGAGGACTTGGCTGAAGCTGCGGAAGAGCAGGC
Coding sequences:
- the rpsI gene encoding 30S ribosomal protein S9; amino-acid sequence: MAEIQYYGTGRRKTSVARVYLRPGSGKIVVNKRDFDEYFPNQVLKMVIRQPLLLTETADKFDILVNVHGGGPTGQAGAIRHGISRALLEYNGELRPRLKAVGFLTRDARKVERKKYGQPKARKRFQFSKR
- the rpsB gene encoding 30S ribosomal protein S2, encoding MANIQMKELLEAGVHFGHQTRRWNPKMKPFIFGKRNGIHIVDLQKTLHHFDDAAEFIRDLAANGRNVLFVGTKRQAQDAVREEAERCGMFYMNHRWLGGTMTNFRTIRKSIQRFKEIEEMLANEDSHLTKKELIHLERQRRKMERAFGGIKDMEDLPDALFVIDTVHEHIAIKEANRLGIPVVAVVDTNSDPEEVDFPIPGNDDAIRAIRLFTSRIADNVLEGLNLADERFVGEEDAPAVAEETSAEDLAEAAEEQAIPAADEPAAEDAATEEPATEESATEEPATETETEAVADESDQTPVEKADEEKVEEAPEETAAEEEDAAAETAAANEDAAEEVAPKE
- a CDS encoding adenylyltransferase/cytidyltransferase family protein — translated: MTRPEDKLRTLDELTIECSEWQEQDLAVVLVNGAFDILHVGHVRYLEAASEFGDRLVAAVNSDLSVQLSKGDLRPIMPEMERVEILSHLWMVDRICLFDSKTVSPVLERLKPQIHAKGTDYTVDSVPEREVVAAYGGRTVICGDPKDHATTEFIDVVLDRFGKQE
- a CDS encoding PfkB family carbohydrate kinase produces the protein MKEYLEIIDRFGDSQVALFGDLVLDRFILGTPKRVSREAPVIILRHEEQRDVPGGGANALANLAALGVRVTAIAAVGDDEPGSALISELESRQIDTGRIVTVDGYRTPTKVRVLGGGPSSLKHQVARYDIEDTLPETGPWRRTVREHLVEAASTAAAVAISDYGYGCVGADDLTGLRSRNGPPPWICLDSRHRIGSIGSVDGATPNLGELEAHCGRQLKSDAEIVDGAEDLRRQLGARFLLATRGNRGMTLVEAGRDPLHLPVFGTDEVADVTGAGDTVLAVLTASLAAGASPATAAALANVAAGLVVMKLGTATVSADELRTAVETA
- the rplM gene encoding 50S ribosomal protein L13; this translates as MRTYVPKEGEITRDWVVMDAADQVLGRLASEAARILRGKHKPEFTPHLDTGDFVVIVNAERVKLTGGKLDQKVYYRHSGRPGSLKSETARERLEKHPERVIQAAVWGMLPKNRLGRKLLRKLKVYAGPEHPHAAQQPKTHTL